The DNA sequence AAGTCCGGCCCTGCCCGTTGGGATGAGTATAAGGCTTCTTGGTCTACCTTGAACAGCCAGAAGGGAGTTTTCAGCCCGGTTGCCGGAGCCTGCGACCTGTTTAACGCTTTTGAGGGTTCTGTGTTCCCACTGCACCCCCTGGTTGAACAGATGAAGGCTGAATTCCTGCGCCAGGGTGCCAAGTGCGCCCTGATGTCTGGTTCCGGAGCCTCCGTTTTTGGCATTTTTGCCTCGAAGGATTTGGCGCAAAAGGCTGCGGAAGCCATGAAGTCCATATCTCGTTACCAAAAGGTAACCCGCTTTTTTACCGGATTTTAGCCGTTTTGGATACCCCGCCCTTTAAAAATCTGGCGTAAATACTATATTTGCGCCACCATTGGGATATCGTCAAGTGGTAAGACAACGGATTTTGATTCCGTTATTCGCTGGTTCGAGTCCAGCTATCCCAATGTTTTTTAACAATTTAATTTAACTCGAATGGAGTAAATTATGGAACTCACTAAGCTCGTAGCAACCTCGAGAGTACAGGGCAAGAGCGCTGATAGCAAGCGTCTCCGCAAGGCCGGCCAGATTCCGGCTGTCTATTATGGTAAGGGTCAGGAAGCAGTGAATGTTAGCGTTAGCGCTATCGACGTTCGCAAGGTCCTCGCCCCGGGTAAGCGTTATACGCTTCTCGACCTCGTCATTGATGGCAAGGAAGGCAACGCCGCTGTAGTTTACAACTATCAGAAGGATCCCATCACTCAGGAAATCATCCACATCGACTTCCTGAAGATCGATGAAAACACCAAGGTTAAGGTTCGCGTTCCTGTTAAGCTGAACGGCCTTCCGGTTGGCGTTAAGACTCAGGGTGGTACCTTTGCTCAGCAGAACCGTTACATCAACCTTGCTGCTGTTCCCACCAAGATCCCCACTCTCATTGAAATGGATATCTCCAGCTATCCTGCTCCCACCACTTTCTACGCCAAGGATCTTCCGCTGGCAGAAGGTGTTGAACTGGCTTGCACTCCGCGCGTTGTGATTTTCAACATCACCGCTAAGCGTGGCGCAAAGGCTGAAGAAGCTCAGGGCTAATTTCCTAGGTTCAAACCCAGCAAATTTCAAACACTCGTGGATTTTCCGCGGGTGTTTTTTTATTTTTAGACGCATGAATACAATGATTATCAAAAAACTTTCTGCCCTCCTTTCTGTAATAGCATGCACCGCATTCGTTTGCTCCTGTGCCAGCAACGAACCGAAGAAGGATAACGATCCTACTCGTGAAAAGGCCAAGGCTGCATACGATAAGCTGGAAGCAGAAGAGTAAGGCTTATGTACTTAATTGTTGGTTTAGGTAATCCTGGAACGCAGTATTCCAATACCCATCATAACGCAGGTTTCATGGCGGTAGAAAAACTTGCTGCCAGTGACGACTGGAAGTCTGAGCATAAGGCTTTGACCCAGAAGGTTGTAATCGCCGGCCAGGAATGCCTGCTTGCTAAGCCACAAACCTATATGAATCTGTCAGGGGAGTCCGTTCAGGCTCTTATGACCTGGTACAAGATCAAGCCTGAGCAGATCCTGGTTTTCAGTGACGATATTAACCTGGATGTGGGCCGTATCCGTTGCCGTGCCAATGGCAGCCATGGCGGTCAGAACGGGCTTCGCAACATTATCGAAAAGATAGGCGACAAGTTCCCCCGCATTCGCTTTGGCGTGGGGAAGTGCCCTCCCAAGTTCGACCTTAGTAACTGGGTTCTGGCCAAGTTCCCGCCAGAAGATCGCCCTGTTTTTGACGAGGCTCTTGAAAAGGTGAAGCCTTTGGTGGAATGCTACTTCAAGTTCGGCATCGAAAAGTGCATGGAAAGGTACAACGGGAAGTAAGTCTGGTTTCCATTGCATAAAAATTGAGAGGCTGAACGGCCTCTTTTTATTTTGTCCCGATTCTTTTATATGATGCACTTTGTATTATATATGGTTTGAATGCTGCGTAAAAATGAGATTTGTGCGGAAAAATCTTTAGGATTGTTGAATTACAAATGAAAAAAATCTAGCTTTACCTTCATGTGCTTCATGTTGCCCGG is a window from the Fibrobacter sp. genome containing:
- a CDS encoding 50S ribosomal protein L25, with amino-acid sequence MELTKLVATSRVQGKSADSKRLRKAGQIPAVYYGKGQEAVNVSVSAIDVRKVLAPGKRYTLLDLVIDGKEGNAAVVYNYQKDPITQEIIHIDFLKIDENTKVKVRVPVKLNGLPVGVKTQGGTFAQQNRYINLAAVPTKIPTLIEMDISSYPAPTTFYAKDLPLAEGVELACTPRVVIFNITAKRGAKAEEAQG
- the pth gene encoding aminoacyl-tRNA hydrolase yields the protein MYLIVGLGNPGTQYSNTHHNAGFMAVEKLAASDDWKSEHKALTQKVVIAGQECLLAKPQTYMNLSGESVQALMTWYKIKPEQILVFSDDINLDVGRIRCRANGSHGGQNGLRNIIEKIGDKFPRIRFGVGKCPPKFDLSNWVLAKFPPEDRPVFDEALEKVKPLVECYFKFGIEKCMERYNGK